AAGGCAAGACGCTGCCATGGTGCATAAAGCATGTTTACCTGTTTGATGCCGCTGAATTGGTAAACGAGCTTGCTGCAAGAGGAGTCGGCATTGGAATAGCCACAAGCGTAAAAAAGGACATGTGGGAACAAGCCGAGATATATCCTGTCCAGCGAAACCGGTTATTTGAAGTAAATGAAGAAATGGCCCGACAACTACGGTTATTTGATTTTTAGGTGAGACCGGCAATCAGGCTGGAAAGCCGGATGGTGACGGGATAGCGAATTTACCGTTTACTCTTTTTCAATAAAATTCATAAGCGGCAGAACAAGTGGAGGCATATTCGCCTCAACAGTAATTAGTGTAACAATGGGTCGCAGGTAACTGAACAGTGCAGCCGGGGCATTTTGCCTCAACATGGATTCCAGTTGTGCTGTATCGTTATCCAGAACCCCATCCCAGGCAAAACAGCCCTGTATTTCGATATCCAGTTTAAACGGTACATCAGGCAGTTCTTTTGAAGAGAATATGCCAATACTTAAAATAACTATGGCTTCTTTTTTTTGCTCCCTGCTGTTCCGAAGTACGCGAATATTGCTATTGATCTCAAGTGTTACTTCTTTATCAAAAATATAGTCTTTATTAACATCAAATCGTATACTTGTAACCTGGGGTTTTCCAATTAACTGAAAGTTGCTCTCCCTCATGGTTATATTCCTCTCTACACAGATAATAATGCTCTCGAAAACTCGTATTGCTTTCGAGGTCTCTATTTCAGGAGCAAGCTAATTTAGCTCACCCCTAAAATCCACCAATATTTTCCTTAAAATTTTCCAATAAAATTATCCTAATTTT
The genomic region above belongs to Acetivibrio saccincola and contains:
- a CDS encoding protein-export chaperone SecB, giving the protein MRESNFQLIGKPQVTSIRFDVNKDYIFDKEVTLEINSNIRVLRNSREQKKEAIVILSIGIFSSKELPDVPFKLDIEIQGCFAWDGVLDNDTAQLESMLRQNAPAALFSYLRPIVTLITVEANMPPLVLPLMNFIEKE